The following are encoded in a window of Drosophila simulans strain w501 chromosome 3L, Prin_Dsim_3.1, whole genome shotgun sequence genomic DNA:
- the LOC27206284 gene encoding POU domain protein CF1A gives MAATSYMTPPSGDLDMALGGGGYHTSSPRSAADAGEMKYMQHHHHHHAAAAAAAHHQLPSSPSPNGQGNGGGLGLGSGSGLGSWSALHPDPWMQTHHTHHLPAAAAVASAADTVKQEMSHLSQQTRIQQGMASPHAAWHAPHAGHYAPTGGSPLQYHHAMNGMLHHPAHAVAAAHHQSVAPLHHTLRGESPQLHIHHHMGGGDRDAISGGEEDTPTSDDLEAFAKQFKQRRIKLGFTQADVGLALGTLYGNVFSQTTICRFEALQLSFKNMCKLKPLLQKWLEEADSTTGSPTSIDKIAAQGRKRKKRTSIEVSVKGALEQHFHKQPKPSAQEITSLADSLQLEKEVVRVWFCNRRQKEKRMTPPNTLGGDMMDGMPPGHMHHGGYHPHHDMHGSPMGTHSHSHSPPMLSPQNMQSSAVAAHQLAAH, from the coding sequence ATGGCCGCGACTTCGTACATGACGCCGCCGAGCGGTGATCTGGACATGGCCCTCGGAGGCGGTGGATATCACACCTCGTCGCCGCGCTCGGCGGCGGATGCCGGTGAGATGAAGTACATGcagcaccatcatcatcatcatgccGCCGCCGCGGCAGCTGCCCACCATCAGTTGCCCTCGTCGCCATCGCCCAATGGCCAGGGCAATGGTGGCGGACTTGGATTGGGTTCCGGTTCCGGGTTGGGCTCATGGAGTGCCCTCCATCCGGATCCGTGGATGCAAACCCATCATACGCACCATCTgcccgccgccgctgccgttgcCTCGGCAGCCGATACCGTCAAGCAGGAGATGTCGCATCTCTCGCAGCAGACGCGCATCCAACAGGGCATGGCCTCGCCCCATGCCGCCTGGCATGCTCCCCATGCGGGACACTATGCGCCCACGGGCGGCTCACCGTTGCAGTACCATCATGCCATGAACGGAATGCTCCATCATCCGGCCCATGCGGTTGCAGCGGCCCATCATCAGAGTGTGGCGCCACTGCATCATACGCTGCGCGGGGAATCGCCACAGCTGCACATACACCATCACATGGGCGGCGGTGATCGGGATGCCATAAGCGGCGGCGAGGAGGACACTCCCACGTCCGATGATCTGGAGGCCTTTGCCAAGCAGTTCAAGCAGCGCCGAATCAAGCTGGGCTTCACCCAGGCCGATGTGGGCCTGGCACTGGGCACTCTCTATGGCAATGTGTTCTCGCAGACGACCATCTGCAGATTTGAGGCACTGCAGCTGAGCTTCAAGAACATGTGCAAGCTGAAGCCGCTGCTGCAGAAGTGGCTGGAGGAGGCGGACTCCACAACGGGCTCACCCACGTCCATTGACAAGATCGCCGCTCAGGGGCGTAAGCGCAAGAAACGCACCAGCATCGAGGTGAGCGTGAAGGGGGCACTGGAGCAGCACTTCCACAAGCAGCCGAAGCCATCCGCCCAGGAGATAACCTCGTTGGCCGACTCCTtgcagctggagaaggaggTGGTGCGCGTGTGGTTCTGTAATCGGCGGCAGAAGGAGAAGCGCATGACGCCACCAAATACGCTCGGCGGCGACATGATGGACGGCATGCCGCCGGGCCATATGCATCATGGTGGCTATCATCCGCATCACGATATGCACGGCAGTCCGATGGGCACACACTCCCACTCGCACAGTCCGCCCATGCTGAGCCCACAGAATATGCAATCCTCGGCGGTAGCGGCGCATCAGTTGGCGGCCCACTAG